In the genome of Gammaproteobacteria bacterium, one region contains:
- a CDS encoding mRNA interferase HicA yields the protein MNSSDIIKKLEEDGWVLRGIRGSHHIFTNPGKQGHISVPHPKRDLGKGLVNKLLKQADLK from the coding sequence ATGAATAGCTCGGACATTATCAAAAAACTGGAAGAGGATGGGTGGGTATTACGTGGCATACGCGGTAGTCATCATATTTTTACTAATCCTGGTAAGCAGGGGCATATTAGCGTGCCTCATCCTAAACGAGATCTTGGAAAAGGATTGGTAAATAAATTATTAAAACAAGCCGATTTGAAATAA